The genomic DNA AATGAGTTTAGTAGTAGTTgcaatattgcatttttttgtttatagcaATTTGTTTTGGGTTTTTTCTAGATGCTGAAATTTACTCTAATGTGCCAGCAACAACAACAGAAACACAACGGAGGCTCATAGAAACCCAATTTCCAGTTAATTCACCGTGCAGCTGCACAGATCAGCCCATAGACGAACCCGTACAACCTGTCATAAACCCATATATGATGAACATGGTCCCGCCACATAACATGTACCCAATGCAACACATGAACCAAGACATACCTGTGACAGTACCGCAGTGTAACCCAGTTCCAATGATGACCCCTTATGGGCCTGTACCGTATTACTACCCCGTTCAAGCCCCATACATGATACCAACTCCAGTATACGCACCAATCAAACACGCAACAAATATACCTGTAAACGGTTACCCTCCTATGCCTCAATATAACAGGTACCCATCAGTACCAACGGGACAGTTGATAGAACTAGACGCGCCATCTGTGTACGAAAATGGCAAATTCGAAAGGCATCCAGAAGAAAGGAGCCACAGACGAAGCAAAGAGACTTTGAAACGACCAAAGTCCGGTTTCAGTGATGTCTCATTACCAAGCTTACCCCGATCCGATACACAGCCAACTCTAAGTAAAGCAAAAGAAGACGGTATGGGGACTTATGAAAGTTGGGACTACGTTTTTAGGAACTTATCGAGTAAGGATCACGATGGTGACAGTAGAAGCGGTTTCTCACAGTCATTGGACAGAGATTCGAGGACATTGGACAGGTTAGAAAAAGAGGAAAGGAGGTCAAAATACCAACCTACTACCCTCGATTTAGAAGATGGACTCCAAGCTTTAAATCTCGACAGGACTTATGATGAAGATATGTATAGGACTGCGAAGGTTAACGAGAATTTGATGAGGCTAAAATTGGAACAGGAGACAAAGAGAGCCAGGCAGATAGCCAAAAAGCAGGCTGATGAAAAGAGGCCGAAGAAAACCATTGAATCAATCGGTAACCCTAAAGCAGATGGTCTAGTCACATTGAAAGTTGCACCGGATAAGGTGAAACTTTTAACGAAGAAAGAGATTAAGGATAGGAAAGATGTAATTAAGCAGCAGAACACGAATGGGTCATTGTCGAATTCAGTGGAGGTAAAAAAGGTGAAGAAGCCAACGAGGTTAGTTGCAGCAGAAGTGGAAAAAAAGAGTAAACCAGTAGAGAATGGAGTGCACAAGACAAATTCAATCTCGCACACTTCGAAAAGCACAGGAGGTaagcataaattaaaaaaaaaagaaatatataacaaatctataccattgacctcttataataaaaggacgcacataCTACATaattgtagaaaatttcacttaaaaatggCTAATTTTGCTTTaaaaaggacgttttttggttacTGTTTGTGCAACCACTTTCTAATAGGAGATTAtgatctatatttataatagaacTGTAACCGGTCAAACTATGTCTATTcttctgtctgtccgtccgtccgttgGTCAGTTCGTTCGTATCCTTACAGATATTTTAACCAACTTATAAAAAAGGAGgtagttctcaattcgacgcttatgtttgttttttattaatttttataacttcgTCACTTATTAAGTCATAACTTCGTCACTTGTTAACcaaattttgaaaactcttttttgtttgaaagagatatataatatacttcCCTATAGAGATAGATTGGTCCCATATAATATTTCTGAGGATTGATTTAGTAATACATGTTTGAAGTCAGTtccatatttatgttaaaaagatcatTTACATTTaccatttgttatttttttcagtgGCAAGCGGACAACAATCCAACTACGATTTAAAAGCTCAACTAGTCGTCTCGCTCGACGAGCCCGATTACATCCGAACGCTGCCGAAGGTGAACGGCGAACGCGAACGCGAACAAACATCAAGTCGTGCGAGCACCGAGCGCCCACTCACTGAAACAGACACGAAAAAGGACAAATGGCAGTGCGGTACGTGcacttatttgaataaaaactcTTTGGTAGCGTGTGAAATGTGCGGCAAGTCGAAGAGGGGGCCGGAAATCGAACCTCTGACCTCGGGAGGGAGGGAGTGCCCCGCTTGCACGTTGGTCAATAAGAGGGACGCTAGGGCATGTGACGCATGTGGGACTAGCTTGGAACATTGTCCGACGTATATATAATTCTGTAGTCATAATATAAGTTGTATTAGGAACAATTTGTTTTGGGTGGTTTTTGAGAATGCTGAAACTGTCGAGAAGTTTATTACATATATTAGTATTTGCGTAATTTTGTCGGACTTTGCCTGACAATCTGCATAAAATTTGGTGTCATttcaatcatgtagaaaatttcacttaaaaactggccaattttgctttgacagttttagaattattggtaaagaaaattatacctaaaagcctttaaataatatagtccaatattcaataaaatcccaaattcagagcaaattcaaccttaactattgagtttaaggttgaatttgcaaatgagaCTACTtcaattgagtgccaagaagttgtgtttggcactcattgagtggggacgtttttggtcgctgattgtgcatccactttttaataaaagatctATGGTCGTTTCTCGAAAATTATTAAGCACAGCGAATgtgtaattgtaaaataaataaccttGAAACTGGTGAAATGTTCTAGTTTGTCGCTACGAAAAGCCAAAACGAAAGGAGAATTAAAGGccccattttgtttttttattgcttgGTAACTCAAAATTACAAACCATTATaagctcttttaaataaatgtcattTTGCTAACATCGTTCTAGTAAAGGTAAAAACTTCGCACAAAATTACGCaagtattagttattattttctgttttgataaattatatctaaatctACATAAAAATGGTCAAGGAGATGAAATTCATGCAGTAATACTTACAGTATGGTTTgggatacattttttttagataatagGAGATTAAAGGGGCATTATGAGACAGGGGCAGGTTATACGCATAAAAttgtgttataatatattatttgaatttttggaTCTACGAGTATGCTTGAGTTAGTTACTAAAGGTGCACTTACACGGGCAAATAAAATCGCTCGATTCTTTGCAATGTTGGTTAACTATGACGTCACGACATGAAACTATTGACTGCAATGCCTGGAAACACTtcatattcataatatattcataatttgtttatttgttgagaataagcagattaacaatataattatgattatataatgatttatttattttgctatcatccgcgaaaattcggcgaacccatgcgacaacgtcacccaggtccgacaaaatactctctacgtacgtttcaccccgaaaccggagcatcctcaggagatgttgactctacaacgtgcaattgcaaagtgtcgatttcgacctttgcttcgtcttttatagaccaaaaagtaggtggggcaagaggtgggcgttgccaagatactcataatataagcgatttatctcgcatcgcattcaaacatttttattagtggtgacttcgataactctatttgttcatttaataaggtaattcctgacttattatgttttattatttctaattgttccaaaacgcatagtcgtaggcc from Bicyclus anynana chromosome 20, ilBicAnyn1.1, whole genome shotgun sequence includes the following:
- the LOC112058016 gene encoding uncharacterized protein LOC112058016; translated protein: MVMSSCAMGDAVLRERLPALWRRIEDAHYSYLEIDDSPEKLQLKKKLEGYILEYLTLVPHECKFGLAETGKVFQRTINELSDYSAYRAGIGWAAIARYAGNLLVQPWRKEYRVIRLYSGFYKHEVEANMVGAEVMLQAMGYRSIGSGRLSLEGPACPDMVAAISRDALIAHCECQIMAQIWEAVWGNGVRVTWADVARDRAAHVHSVAAAAARLSGYTEDAEIYSNVPATTTETQRRLIETQFPVNSPCSCTDQPIDEPVQPVINPYMMNMVPPHNMYPMQHMNQDIPVTVPQCNPVPMMTPYGPVPYYYPVQAPYMIPTPVYAPIKHATNIPVNGYPPMPQYNRYPSVPTGQLIELDAPSVYENGKFERHPEERSHRRSKETLKRPKSGFSDVSLPSLPRSDTQPTLSKAKEDGMGTYESWDYVFRNLSSKDHDGDSRSGFSQSLDRDSRTLDRLEKEERRSKYQPTTLDLEDGLQALNLDRTYDEDMYRTAKVNENLMRLKLEQETKRARQIAKKQADEKRPKKTIESIGNPKADGLVTLKVAPDKVKLLTKKEIKDRKDVIKQQNTNGSLSNSVEVKKVKKPTRLVAAEVEKKSKPVENGVHKTNSISHTSKSTGVASGQQSNYDLKAQLVVSLDEPDYIRTLPKVNGEREREQTSSRASTERPLTETDTKKDKWQCGTCTYLNKNSLVACEMCGKSKRGPEIEPLTSGGRECPACTLVNKRDARACDACGTSLEHCPTYI